One Oncorhynchus nerka isolate Pitt River linkage group LG5, Oner_Uvic_2.0, whole genome shotgun sequence genomic window carries:
- the LOC135571751 gene encoding polyadenylate-binding protein-interacting protein 2-like — MKDPSRINNTPSLSNSELILHGQFINDDNPFAEYMWMENEEEFNRQIEEELWEEEFIEQCFQEMLEEEENEWFIPARDLPLTLGQLQNQLNLLVLCDTGIVDGLAINSNLNPEAQEFVPGLKH; from the exons ATGAAAGACCCAAGTCGCATCAACAACACCCCAAGCCTCAGCAACAGCGAACTTATCCTACATGGACAGTTCATCAATGATGACAATCCTTTTGCTGAATACATGTGGATGGAGAACGAGGAGGAATTCAACAGACAG ATTGAGGAGGAGCTGTGGGAGGAGGAGTTCATTGAGCAGTGTTTCCAGGAGAtgttggaggaagaggagaacgaATGGTTCATCCCAGCAAGAGATCTCCCTCTAACCCTCGGTCAACTCCAGAACCAACTCAACCTACTGGTCCTCTGTGACACAGGCATCGTCGACGGCCTGGCG ATCAACAGCAATTTGAACCCTGAAGCACAGGAATTCGTACCAGGGTTGAAGCACTGA